The sequence below is a genomic window from Anaerocolumna chitinilytica.
CCTCCACCTGAGAAAAGTCGGTTATTTTCTGAACCTTGGCATTTCGCTCAAATTTTGTTTTCTGATGAAGGAGATATATATTGTAGGAGAGGAGGTCGCTTCTGGAATAATAATAAGCACGGATTTGATTTTTGATATAGCTCCTCTGCCAGACATCAATTGGAGTGGACATGCTTAATATCTGGGTAAGTTTCGTATCATAACAGGGCTGCACGGAGAAATAGACCAGGTCCTTGATGTACTTCTCAAGATTTTCTGCCTCTAAATCCAGCAGATGATTAGAGGTAGTAACCTCAGTTTTTAGGATGGTATTCCGGTTTCTGGAATAGTTATCTGCCAATATTACCAGAATAGTAACAGATATTACAATAAAAGTCAGAACAAATAACTGCGTCCATAAAGGAACGCGGTTCAGGAATTGATAGATGCGCTTTTTATATTTCATGTCATACCCTCCCTAATTAAATACCCTTCTATGTATTATACAATAATGCGGAAAATAAGACAATTTTACAGGATTATTTGTTCATTATTTTACCTGTGATTGTTCTTTATTTTCTATTTTTTATACAATATATCTCGTATATAATAAAAACATCAAGAAAAGTATACAAAATGGAAAAGAGGAAGGGTGGAGATGATGACGTCAAAAAGAAAAAGGAAAGCAGCATTGGAGAATATTCTATATACGGTTCCTTCCGTATTCCTTGTTTCCTTAATGCTATACATTCCGTTTATTATGAGTGGATACTATTCTCTGACGGAGTGGAATGGAATTGCGAAAGAACCTACATTTGTCGGCCTTGCGAACTTTAAAGAAATATTCTCGGGAAGCATGGAATTTAAAAGAGCATTGATTTTCACGGGAAAATACACCTTTGTATTTGTGGTGCTGTCCAATGTGATTGCAATTGCCCTTGCAGTCGCCCTGACGAAGAAATTCCGGCTGGTCAATGTAATTCGAGGTGTGTTCTTTGTACCCTATATCATGAGTATGACGATTGTAGGCTTTATATGGAAGTTTATATTCACCCAGGGATTTCTAAGACTGTATGAGATAACAGGCTGGGGAATCTGGAACTTTAGCTGGCTGGGGGATCCAAAGCTTGCCTTTTACTCTGTTGCCTTGGTTGGAGTGTGGCAGTCTCTGGGATTTTACATTGTACTTTATATTGCAGGCTTACAGGCAGTACCTAAGGATGTATTAGAGGCTGCTACGGTAGATGGGGCATCCGGGAGCAAATGTTTCTTTCGTGTTACCCTGCCTCTTCTTGGCCCTTCCATTACTACTTGTATCTTTATGTCCCTTACCAATGCACTGAAGGTATTTGATATTATTTTGGCTTTAACCAAAGGTGGGCCAGGGGGTGCGACCTATAGTGTTGCCTTGCAGATCTATAAAGAGGCCTTCCAGAATAATCACTACGGCCTTGGTTCAGCGGAATCCATTGTATATTTTATCTTCGTGCTGTTAGTAACTCAAATTGTATTAAAGCTGTTTAGCAGCAGGGAGGTGGATAACTGATGAGAAGAAAGACAAAACAAAAACTTTCCCGCAGGTTGTTTCTGCTCCTGGTTGCAGTACTTGCTGTTGTTTATATTTACCCGGTATTTCTTATGTTTATGAATTCTGTGAAGCCCTTTGGAGAGATTGTATCCGATGCCATAGCATTTCCAAAAAAACTGGCCATCGAAAATTACTCCTATGTAATTGATAAGATTGCCTACAGTCATCTCTTCTGGAATAATGTCTTTATTACGGTAGTGGGTATCCTGGGTATTGTATTCTTCTCCTCATCCACTGCGTATATACTGGACCGAAGAAGAAATAAATATACAAGAATTGTTCACTTTCTGATAATCACACCAATGCTGATTCCCTTTCAGACTATCATGATTACCTTATTAAAGACTATGACGGTAATTCACCTTTCAGGGAGTAAGCTTGGACTAGGCATTCAGTATTGGGGATTTGGAATTCCTATGGCTACCTTTATTTTCTATAATTTTATGAAAACTATTCCTGGAGAATTGGATGAGAGTGCTATGATTGATGGTGCCTCCACCACAAGAACCTTTGCATCGGTTATATTTCCCTTATTAAAATCTGTAACGGTAACGGTAATTGTCCTGGATGTAATGTGGATCTGGAATGACTTTTTACTGCCACTGCTAATGGTTAACAGTGACAACAAGACCAAGACCCTTGTATTGGCGGCTTATACCTTTATCGGTCAGATGAATACCAAATGGCATTATGCCATGACGGCCATGGTCCTTGCAGTTGTGCCCTCAATTCTAATCTTCATCCTGCTGCAGAAGTATATTGTTGAAGGTGTTGTAGCAGGAGCGGTGAAAGGGTAAGGATTGGAATATGATTTCCGGCAGAGATATTACTTATACTAGTTTGAGGCATATGAAAGCTGTAAATTCTGCTGCAGGAGATTTATATAGGTGCCATGCCTATCATGGCGAACATAAAATCAATGGGAGGTATTTTATGAAGAGAAAAATAGTTAGTATCCTGCTTTGCGCCGTTATGGTGGCAGGACTCCTCAGTGGGTGTGCAAAAACGAATAAAACAACAGACAACAGTAATAACCCTGCAAAAGACGATACAAAGACAGAAGCCACCGCTACTCCAAAAGCCGAGGATTCCAAACCGGCGGAAATCAATATATTCATCAGCCAGCCGGAATATGCGGATGCTATGAATGAACTGATTGATGCTTATAAGAAAGTGGCACCTAATGTTACTATCAACTATGAGACCACGCAGAATGATTATCCTACGCTGTTAAAGGCAAAATTAAACTCAGGGGATGTGCCGGATATCTTCTCCTCTACTTCAGGAAAGGAAATTGATGTATACAAAGAATGGTCCTACAATCTGGCTGACCAGGCTCTTACAAAGACTATGCTGCCGTCAGTAGCTTCCTCCATGCAGTCCTCAGAAGAGGGCGGCGGTGTGTATGGAATTGCAATCAAGGGCAATTACTTTGGTATGGTTTATAATAAAGACATCTTTTCCAAAGCAGGTATTACAGAATTTCCAGGTACCGTATCTGCTATGAAGGCTGCCTGTGAAAAGCTTTCGGCTGCCGGATATACCCCTTTTACAACCGGTTACAGCGAGTGGTGGGTGTTTAAGCATGTATGGCAGCACTTTTTTGCAGCAGCTGCAAAGGATGCCGGAACAGATGTAGCTTCACTTGTTAAGTCCTTTGAAGAAGGTAAAGCGAAAGTGAAAGATTATCCTGAACTCTATAATAATTTCTTTGATTTTATTGACCTTACCGTAAAATACGGGGATGCTAAACCGTTAGAAACTGCTCTGGAAAATGAAGAATCTGCTTTTGCCAGCGGAAAGGCTGCTATGGTAGTCGGACAGGGAGCATGGATTGAGGGCGATGTAAAAGCTATCACTCCTGACATTCAAATCGGCTTTAATGGTTATCCTGTGACAGAAGATGCCAGCCAGTGTCAGGTAATATCAGGTTCTGACCAGGCTCTTCATGTATACAAGGATTCCAAATCACTTCAGGCTACCCTTGATTTTGTAAACTGGTGGTATACTTCTGATTATGGTATCAGCTGGTTTACAGATGTGGCTGGAGTAGTACCTCCGGTAAAAACAACCGCTCAAAGTAATTTTGATATCATCAAACAGGGAAGTGAACTGGAGGCTAGTGTCGGAGCAGCACCTCTTGGCGTATGCTATTCCACAGACAGCTGGTGGCAGGTATTTGGTGAACTGATGCAGGCATATATCGCTAAGACTGCGGACAAGGATGCCACTTGCGCCTCTATTGAAGAACAGTGGTCAGCCATCGACGGAGCACAATAAGTGATAGCGGAAGTAAATTATATTAATAGGTAAGAAAAAGGAGCAATTCAATTTCCCACAGGCCGGTTACAGGCACAGAATCAGGAAATTGAATTGCTCCTATTATTTTTTTTATTCGTGGAAGGACTTCCAGAAGGCACCGTCTTTGTTTATGAGACTGTCAATGCTGGAAAAGGGTACCTTAAATTCCGGGAAGCCTGCAGCATAAGGTGCGATTGAGGTAGAGTCAAAGTAAAGGGTCAAAGTATCTGCATTCAGGTAGAAGAACTGGTTGCCGGTAACATAGGAGCCGTTGGAATCAAAATAATAACCGGTGCCGTCTTTTATCTGTTTCTTTATTTCTTTGCTGACAATATTGTTCAGTGTTTTAATATAGCTGCTATCCTTTAAAAATAAGTCCTTAAATTCGTAAAATACACCAGTTTTAGCATCTATAAAATAGTAAAGACGGAAGGGGGTGCCATGGGCAGCGCCAAAGTAATAATCATATCCGGTCTTGCTGACAATAAGGAGGTCTTTTATCTGGTCTACGGAGAAGCTGTCATCAATTGTTAACCCATCCTTATCAGTAACCTTTTTTGCATTATCAGTAAAAAGGCTTACTAACTTATCGTTCACCTGTTTTTGTACAGTGGCATCGCTTAAGCCGCTTAGCTGAGGATAATACACGGTTACATATTTATTTGGCTTAAATTTAAGAGAATCCACTATAACACCGGAGCTGAGAGTAGTGGTGGTAGGATTCTTCCAGATAACAGTTCCATCCAGTTTCAAATAAGAAAGCGTATTATCAATATCCGCCTGGACAACATCACCTTGAACGGTTAAAGTGCCGCGGCCTTCCTGCTTGGGGAAGGAAGACACAATATTACCGGTTGTATCAATCAGATAGGTGTATTTACTGTCGGTGTAAGAAGCATAATTGTTATTGTAAACACTGAGATCATAGTATTTAAAGGAGGTCAGCTGCTTCCCGCTCTTATTGAACAGGGCAGAAGGCTTAATACTTACCAGATAACCTTCATCTGCGGCAAGCTTCTTCTTTACCCCGAACAGACCATTTCCAAGGTAGGTAACCTCACCGTAATTTGCTTTTAAGATAGTCTTTCCATTCAGATCCACAACGCCGCTTAAATAAGTCTTAGGATTGGTATAAATGGCATAGCCGTCATCGGTTATGTTGTAATAATAGTTTTTGTTTGTCAGAGAATAGGTCTTTAAAATTTTGCCCTGTTTGTTAATACGGTAATATTTACCTGACTTTGATACGATAGCAGTATTATCCTTACCAAAATTGCCGGTGTAATTATAAACAGCCTTTAAAACAACTTTGCCCTGAGGGTTTATATAGCCGCTTTTATAGGTGGTATTGTCGGTAAAGGAAGCCAAGCCGTTATGAAAATCATTTAGGTAATTGGTTGTTGTATATAAGACTTCGCCTTTTGTATTGATAACCAGGTACTTATCATTCTGATTTACCACTGCTACACCGCTGGAAAAGTTTCTGGCCCAGGTATAGATGGGCTTTACTACCACGGCACCTGTACCGTCGATAAATCCATATAACTCCTTTCCGTCAACGGTGGTATGAATCAGATAAAGACTGGAACTCTCGCTGGTGTTATTTGCTGTTACGGTGCTTTCTGTATTTATAGTGGAAGCACTTACCAGGTTCACGCTGCTGACGTTGCTGAAGGCAACGGTGAAACATAAGGTTCCGACAATGGCAGTTTTTTTAAGATTATTTTTTGTTATCACTTTTCTTTCCTCCTAGTTAGAATATTTCTCGATATGTTTTATCTCACAAATATATTATAGTATGTTTGCCTGAAAATGCACGTTACGTTTATATGAACTATATTAAGTTTTATTTACGAATTCATTAGCAGAATCGTTTAATGGAATTTTAAAGTAATTCTATGAAATATCAGTTCGAATTAAAAGGGCAGTCTTTCACAATGGGACGGCAAATTACACAGAGCAGAAAGATTCTGCGATGATTTTAAATCGCATACGCTGGTTCCAAGGCGCATGAGTTCTTTCTGCTCTGTATAATTTGCCTGTGTAATATATTGAAACAGGACATTTGTTGGGCTATTCATAAAATGAGAAAACAAGAATTTGGAGAAAGGTTATGAATATGAAAAAATAAACTTTACAAACATTGGAACTAATATAAGGTAGAGCTTTTATCCATAAAAAAGGATGAAAGAAGGCTGATTGGTTGTGATATCAATCTAATTTTTAAGTACTGTATATTGAACTGCTATGCACTAAGATTGTAAGACTTCAGTAAGCAGATTCTTTAAGGAAAGAGCTTCTTCAAAGTCAGTCTTTAATAAAAGAGCCTTATTAATGTGCTCCAGAGCTTTTTCGAATTCCTGCATATTATAATAACAAAGAGTCAGCTCATAATAGATGGCAGCATCTTCTCCGTAAAACTCCAGGGATGATTGAAAGAGTCGGATAGCATCTTTGTCATAGCCAAAGTACCCTAATAAGGTAGCCAGACAGTAGAACAGATTCTCATCTTCTCCGATAGGGAAATAGTATTCCCATACCTTATAAATAGCATCAATCAGTGTCTCCTTCGGGAAATCCTCTTCCTTTTCAATTCGGTTAAGCAATGTATTATAAAACTCCAGAAAAGTTCTGGCATCCCAGAGGGTATAACGCAGAAAGGTCAGCATTTCCCTGGTAGTCAGAGAGTTTTTTAAAGGAACAATGCCTTTCTTAAGGATATAGAAATCATCCGGTCCAATCCCTTCTGTAATCTCCTGATAAGTCATACGGGTCTCTCTAAAACTGTGAGCATGCTTACTGAGTAAAAACAGGGAGGTTGTTACACTTTCATGTTCATAGATGCTGTGCAGGGCACTTCCTCCAAGGTTCTTAAAATATAATTCTATGGCGTGGAAGTTAACGGTCAGAGAGATAGAGCCGTGCTTTGACAGGAAGGGGTGATAGTTTTTATCCATGGAAGCAATTGTTCGGTAGCCTTTGTCCGTAGAAAGCAGAAGAATATCATCACCGAAGATATCCTGCAACCTTCTAATACAGCGCAGGGCAGTAACCGGCATGGAAAAGGCAGTGTCTTCCATACAGTCCTTATAAGATAGGAGAATGTCATTAAAATTAACATCCTCGTAATAATCATTACCCTCTATCCGGTTATCGGTATAATAGTAATCCAAACCCTCCAGTATAGAGTTATCTTTTCGGCTCTCACTTTCCTTTTGATTGTCTTTTTCCGTAATAGTAATCAGACCTTCATGGAGATTATTGCTTTTTACATAGAAAGTATCCTGAGGAATACTGTCAAAGGTATAGTTAGCAAACAGAATGAGGGGGTTTTTTAGTGCTTCCGGCTGTAATATTGTTTTACTGTACCGAAGGGACAGCTCCTTTCCATTTTCCATATCAAAGACGGCACAATCTAATACACCGCTTTCGAAATAAGGCTTCAGATAGCTGTGGTTCTGCCAGTATGTGACATTTCTCTCGGCAAGATCTGTGAGGATATATTTGAATTTTAGATCTTTGAGTGAGGAGTTATGAAGCATATGGAGAAATCTTTTCAGAAAGGTATAAGTAAAGCGTCCTACACCGGCAGCCAGCTCCATGATATAGATTGTAGTATCCTTATCAAATTCCGGAGTGGAAGAGAAGTCTCTAAGGTAACCGAAGACAGTCTTGGCATAAACATTTGCAATATAGGGATTTGTGGTAATGTATTGAGGTACAATTCCCTTAATCCAGGCTTTTGGTCCCTGGTTGGCATAAAAGTCTGCCTGTAATTTCCAAATCATGGACTGGGACAAGGGTTTATCTGCTTCAAGGATGTTCCCAGGGCAGGAAGGGGTTTCAGTATGATTGCTTCGTTTAAGAGTATATTTTCTGGGCTTTTGCATGTGAATATTGCCTCCGTTATTGTATGATGTGAAACCTTGCCCGGAGAAAAATGAAACAGGACATGGTATTGTTTTGCAGTAGAATTATACAATAGTTACCTGAAAAAAACTACTCATAGTATAAGGCTAACCGCGATAGCCGGAAGGTGGAATCCCGACCACCTTTTTGAAAGCTCTGCGAAAGGATAAGGAGCTGGTATAACCAACTCTTTCGGCTATTTCCTCTATTGTAAGTTCTTTTTGCTTAATGAGTTCGCAAGCTTTGTTAATTCGTATGGTTTCAAGGTATTTACTGAAGGTCTGGTCTACGTATTTCTTAAAATATTGAGAGAAATAAGACTCGGACATGTGGAATTCTCTTGCCATCAAGCTTACGCTAAGCAGGTTATTGTGGTAATTTTCATTGATGAAACCCAGCATATCTTCAAAGAGCAGACTGTCAGAGGGAGTGCTCTTAATTGCAAAGATAATTCGGCGGTATGCTTCCAGGATACGTTCGCATTCATTTTCAGTATTCAGGATGTTCAGATTAACCTTAAATAATCCATGTATATGAATATTTAGTTTAAATTCCTGCAGCAAGCGGATAATACCGGTCTGCATATCCATAAACAGCTTTATAATCGTACTCTGGGACAGATTTCTCTTCTTTAAATTCTCGGTGAAGATATAATCCAGTAACTGCTCTGTCTCTGCTAAATTCCCGGCACTAACAAGGCTCTTTAGCTTCATTTCTATTACATTGGGATAGAAATAAAAAGAAGGCTCTGTTACCATATCTTCATAAAAGTTCACTCTGCTATTAGGAATCTGGTTAATGATCTGATCCATGGTCATAACCGCTTCGTTATAGGAGAGAGGAATATCACTGAGATTTGTATAGAGATTTCCGCAGCAGCAGCGAATCTCTTCTGAGAATTTTTCGTGGATTTCATTCAGCTCTGTTGTAAATGCTTCCTCCAGCATAATTTTGTTAGTTTTGGCATCTGAGCTGGTAAAAAATATCAGTACACCCAGTTTTTCAAAAGACATAACATGGGTATAAGTACGAAACTGCATACGGGGAACCGCCAGGTGCTCTGTAAATAGCTGCACCAGATTTTTATCGGAAAAGGTCTCTTCCTCCAGATTACTTTCTGCGGTACCAAAGGAAAACAGGATAAAAGCATACATATCAGCCTTTAAGTCCAGCTCCAGATATTTTGCATTTACCAGAATCTCAAGCTCATTGTTAAAGGCACCGTTTAGAAGCTTCTCATAAAAGGCCCGGACCAGAATAATTCGTTGTTCTGCTATCGCAAGAGTCATTTCCTCATTGTTCTTAAGCATAGTGCGCATCTCTTTCCCGAGAGCGGAGAGAGACAAAATATTGGAACCATCCTTACTCTGAAATTCATACAGGATATCCTCAAGAGGAATCGAGTTCCGTCTGCTGAACTGAATGCAGAGAATCAGTCCGACGATAAAAAGTATGAACATAATGCTGTAAAATAAGTGCTTTATGTAAGCAATTCCCCCCATTATCTCTTCAATGGGAGAGATGGAGACATAACACCAGCCGTTATAGGCGGACTTGGTATAGGTTATCAGGGAGAGCTGACCGTTTAATTTCTTATAGAAACTGCCCTTTGAATCTTTGAAGGTAAAAGGGTCCCGGGGCAGGCTGAATTTCTCACCATAGGTTCCATAGATGATATTCTGGTTTTCATCGGTAATAAAGGCACAGCCATAATCTCCAACAGGTACATAATCCAGAGCACTTAGAATCGTGTCACTGATTAAGACGGTCATGGTAGCTGGGCTGTTATGCTTGTAATTATTCAGATAAGGCAGGGACACCATATAAAGGACTCCCTGCTTTGTCTGGAAATTGTATTCTTTCGTAAAATTCTTCTTGTTTATCATTTTAATATTTCCCAGTACGTCACGGTTGTGGTACTGGTCAAGCACCTGTTCTTTAAAAGCCTTGTAATTTAAGCCGCTGTAGGATACCCGCTGACTATAATAGTTTTCTCTGCCATAGATGATAGAACTGCCGTCGTATACCAAATCAGGACCGTTAAAGTACAGGGCGAAATCATAGTCAAATCCTGCATAAGTAATTAAAGCATTCATTTCGTTTCTCGCCTGGTACAATTGCATAATATCTTTTGTGCCGTTGGTTGGCTGGGCTGTCATATACAAGAGCTTATACATGGAGGTGTTTTTTTCCAAAGAAACTGCCATACTGTCAATCTTTTTGATAGCAGCATCCATATTGGCGCAGCAATCACTGTTAAGCAGGGAACGCATGTCTTCTTCTTTTTTTTCAATCATATCGTAGCTGATATTAAAGATTAGAGGCATGACAATCAGAGGGATAAACAAAATTAATACATAGGATACTAAAAAACGCATAAATATCTTGTTCCTGGTCAGCTTATTATATACACTTGTGAAAGTGGAACGGATATGTTTCATAAATAATAACCCCTTGCTCTATCGCTTAATTTAGAATGATTTGGATATTATGTATCAAATATTTAAAAAGCATGGCTGTGTATA
It includes:
- a CDS encoding WG repeat-containing protein — its product is MITKNNLKKTAIVGTLCFTVAFSNVSSVNLVSASTINTESTVTANNTSESSSLYLIHTTVDGKELYGFIDGTGAVVVKPIYTWARNFSSGVAVVNQNDKYLVINTKGEVLYTTTNYLNDFHNGLASFTDNTTYKSGYINPQGKVVLKAVYNYTGNFGKDNTAIVSKSGKYYRINKQGKILKTYSLTNKNYYYNITDDGYAIYTNPKTYLSGVVDLNGKTILKANYGEVTYLGNGLFGVKKKLAADEGYLVSIKPSALFNKSGKQLTSFKYYDLSVYNNNYASYTDSKYTYLIDTTGNIVSSFPKQEGRGTLTVQGDVVQADIDNTLSYLKLDGTVIWKNPTTTTLSSGVIVDSLKFKPNKYVTVYYPQLSGLSDATVQKQVNDKLVSLFTDNAKKVTDKDGLTIDDSFSVDQIKDLLIVSKTGYDYYFGAAHGTPFRLYYFIDAKTGVFYEFKDLFLKDSSYIKTLNNIVSKEIKKQIKDGTGYYFDSNGSYVTGNQFFYLNADTLTLYFDSTSIAPYAAGFPEFKVPFSSIDSLINKDGAFWKSFHE
- a CDS encoding ABC transporter substrate-binding protein, whose protein sequence is MKRKIVSILLCAVMVAGLLSGCAKTNKTTDNSNNPAKDDTKTEATATPKAEDSKPAEINIFISQPEYADAMNELIDAYKKVAPNVTINYETTQNDYPTLLKAKLNSGDVPDIFSSTSGKEIDVYKEWSYNLADQALTKTMLPSVASSMQSSEEGGGVYGIAIKGNYFGMVYNKDIFSKAGITEFPGTVSAMKAACEKLSAAGYTPFTTGYSEWWVFKHVWQHFFAAAAKDAGTDVASLVKSFEEGKAKVKDYPELYNNFFDFIDLTVKYGDAKPLETALENEESAFASGKAAMVVGQGAWIEGDVKAITPDIQIGFNGYPVTEDASQCQVISGSDQALHVYKDSKSLQATLDFVNWWYTSDYGISWFTDVAGVVPPVKTTAQSNFDIIKQGSELEASVGAAPLGVCYSTDSWWQVFGELMQAYIAKTADKDATCASIEEQWSAIDGAQ
- a CDS encoding helix-turn-helix domain-containing protein, producing the protein MKHIRSTFTSVYNKLTRNKIFMRFLVSYVLILFIPLIVMPLIFNISYDMIEKKEEDMRSLLNSDCCANMDAAIKKIDSMAVSLEKNTSMYKLLYMTAQPTNGTKDIMQLYQARNEMNALITYAGFDYDFALYFNGPDLVYDGSSIIYGRENYYSQRVSYSGLNYKAFKEQVLDQYHNRDVLGNIKMINKKNFTKEYNFQTKQGVLYMVSLPYLNNYKHNSPATMTVLISDTILSALDYVPVGDYGCAFITDENQNIIYGTYGEKFSLPRDPFTFKDSKGSFYKKLNGQLSLITYTKSAYNGWCYVSISPIEEIMGGIAYIKHLFYSIMFILFIVGLILCIQFSRRNSIPLEDILYEFQSKDGSNILSLSALGKEMRTMLKNNEEMTLAIAEQRIILVRAFYEKLLNGAFNNELEILVNAKYLELDLKADMYAFILFSFGTAESNLEEETFSDKNLVQLFTEHLAVPRMQFRTYTHVMSFEKLGVLIFFTSSDAKTNKIMLEEAFTTELNEIHEKFSEEIRCCCGNLYTNLSDIPLSYNEAVMTMDQIINQIPNSRVNFYEDMVTEPSFYFYPNVIEMKLKSLVSAGNLAETEQLLDYIFTENLKKRNLSQSTIIKLFMDMQTGIIRLLQEFKLNIHIHGLFKVNLNILNTENECERILEAYRRIIFAIKSTPSDSLLFEDMLGFINENYHNNLLSVSLMAREFHMSESYFSQYFKKYVDQTFSKYLETIRINKACELIKQKELTIEEIAERVGYTSSLSFRRAFKKVVGIPPSGYRG
- a CDS encoding carbohydrate ABC transporter permease; amino-acid sequence: MMTSKRKRKAALENILYTVPSVFLVSLMLYIPFIMSGYYSLTEWNGIAKEPTFVGLANFKEIFSGSMEFKRALIFTGKYTFVFVVLSNVIAIALAVALTKKFRLVNVIRGVFFVPYIMSMTIVGFIWKFIFTQGFLRLYEITGWGIWNFSWLGDPKLAFYSVALVGVWQSLGFYIVLYIAGLQAVPKDVLEAATVDGASGSKCFFRVTLPLLGPSITTCIFMSLTNALKVFDIILALTKGGPGGATYSVALQIYKEAFQNNHYGLGSAESIVYFIFVLLVTQIVLKLFSSREVDN
- a CDS encoding carbohydrate ABC transporter permease; its protein translation is MRRKTKQKLSRRLFLLLVAVLAVVYIYPVFLMFMNSVKPFGEIVSDAIAFPKKLAIENYSYVIDKIAYSHLFWNNVFITVVGILGIVFFSSSTAYILDRRRNKYTRIVHFLIITPMLIPFQTIMITLLKTMTVIHLSGSKLGLGIQYWGFGIPMATFIFYNFMKTIPGELDESAMIDGASTTRTFASVIFPLLKSVTVTVIVLDVMWIWNDFLLPLLMVNSDNKTKTLVLAAYTFIGQMNTKWHYAMTAMVLAVVPSILIFILLQKYIVEGVVAGAVKG
- a CDS encoding tetratricopeptide repeat protein, with amino-acid sequence MQKPRKYTLKRSNHTETPSCPGNILEADKPLSQSMIWKLQADFYANQGPKAWIKGIVPQYITTNPYIANVYAKTVFGYLRDFSSTPEFDKDTTIYIMELAAGVGRFTYTFLKRFLHMLHNSSLKDLKFKYILTDLAERNVTYWQNHSYLKPYFESGVLDCAVFDMENGKELSLRYSKTILQPEALKNPLILFANYTFDSIPQDTFYVKSNNLHEGLITITEKDNQKESESRKDNSILEGLDYYYTDNRIEGNDYYEDVNFNDILLSYKDCMEDTAFSMPVTALRCIRRLQDIFGDDILLLSTDKGYRTIASMDKNYHPFLSKHGSISLTVNFHAIELYFKNLGGSALHSIYEHESVTTSLFLLSKHAHSFRETRMTYQEITEGIGPDDFYILKKGIVPLKNSLTTREMLTFLRYTLWDARTFLEFYNTLLNRIEKEEDFPKETLIDAIYKVWEYYFPIGEDENLFYCLATLLGYFGYDKDAIRLFQSSLEFYGEDAAIYYELTLCYYNMQEFEKALEHINKALLLKTDFEEALSLKNLLTEVLQS